The following proteins come from a genomic window of Bradyrhizobium paxllaeri:
- a CDS encoding tetratricopeptide repeat protein — MIRSATFGRAARCVLLAAILFISHAQASSAQGADVTCRNGTFDGTRILVGRFLIAGRNSETFSSIEPVLQAELRANLRGARVSVFTWSQASSPDKTLGPLIDDVFSQGPRGDAAAQRVRSLLSPELMARGCDYVVGGEVTATGKLYIITPYLFDVRAGTLEVPFEPVAGTDILFNAKVLAERLTKTLEKRDSAKGGIRTDFLVGCFRLPNAADQQQFDTISRAITRFASSEISGDPHFPGVAVRPLDSVCKDAAVSPDAQSRVILFTGEIELAGKLVSLRPRFEMTEPQGSRIAVTMDRIVQQGTLDEFIRQYTNEVRTFAVIFGGPVLEDAAVQSLSRPRPVNDLVALSAEFDALLGGSRYTEAFGLSYRVISDNPDFSKAISISRFTIGRALLKRSETVLALSQLTKALALQEGLPPLTKAQLNETVGNTYAALGAHPAAITRLEDASAAYDGLGLTPQVAAVRKAIAGVRLKTGDLKRAKADLQSVPNLSADFDALLLLGQVSLRAGELDGRGGALQWVNDALKVRDAPEARALAADIHGTIGRRASHEKKPKLAESSFRNSLEYRENAEFRYLAGYAAYEDGRLDKAADDFRKIVNSTEPTPFRWTEAAWLALLECNILAGNYAEADQQGEQATNSVFLKVSESQILALYLRTVARALLEPRQEASTFEKDPIYQQTLAGVPAQKLRMDWDNKRLSNYYEKLLAGNPEKLRKLKELAQRLFSTPAK, encoded by the coding sequence GTGATTCGATCTGCCACCTTCGGGCGAGCGGCCCGCTGCGTTCTCCTTGCAGCCATTCTTTTTATTTCACACGCTCAGGCAAGCAGCGCCCAAGGCGCGGATGTCACGTGCAGAAATGGGACGTTCGACGGCACTCGGATTTTGGTGGGACGCTTTCTGATTGCCGGGAGGAATAGCGAGACATTCTCTAGCATCGAGCCGGTGTTGCAGGCTGAATTAAGGGCCAATTTGAGGGGGGCTCGTGTAAGCGTATTTACCTGGAGCCAAGCCAGTTCTCCAGACAAGACGCTGGGACCGCTGATTGACGACGTTTTTTCCCAAGGTCCCCGGGGCGACGCGGCAGCGCAGAGGGTTAGATCCTTATTAAGTCCAGAGTTGATGGCGCGGGGATGCGACTATGTTGTCGGAGGTGAGGTCACCGCCACCGGAAAGCTCTACATAATCACTCCATATCTTTTCGATGTCCGCGCTGGCACTTTGGAGGTTCCGTTTGAGCCCGTCGCGGGAACGGACATTTTGTTCAACGCGAAAGTGTTGGCGGAGCGCCTCACCAAAACCTTAGAAAAAAGGGACTCCGCGAAAGGAGGAATCAGGACCGACTTTCTTGTGGGCTGTTTCCGTTTACCCAACGCCGCCGATCAACAGCAGTTCGACACGATCTCGCGTGCGATCACCAGGTTCGCGTCCAGTGAGATATCCGGTGACCCTCATTTTCCCGGGGTCGCAGTCCGTCCGCTTGACTCTGTATGCAAAGACGCTGCGGTATCACCTGATGCGCAGAGCAGAGTCATCCTCTTTACCGGAGAAATTGAACTCGCCGGCAAGCTGGTGTCCTTGCGGCCCCGGTTCGAAATGACGGAGCCGCAAGGTTCGCGAATAGCGGTGACTATGGACCGGATTGTTCAGCAAGGAACGCTCGACGAGTTCATTCGCCAATATACAAATGAGGTCCGGACATTTGCGGTGATATTTGGCGGGCCGGTACTCGAAGATGCTGCTGTACAGTCGCTATCGCGACCTCGGCCTGTGAACGACTTGGTTGCGCTCTCAGCCGAATTCGATGCGCTGCTAGGCGGATCGCGGTACACTGAGGCTTTCGGCCTTTCATACCGGGTCATCTCAGACAACCCCGATTTCTCAAAGGCGATTTCCATCTCCCGCTTTACCATCGGCCGTGCTTTGCTGAAACGGTCGGAAACAGTCCTTGCGCTCTCACAACTGACAAAAGCGCTTGCACTCCAAGAAGGCCTTCCACCCCTCACCAAGGCGCAGCTTAACGAGACGGTCGGGAATACCTATGCGGCGCTCGGTGCGCACCCCGCTGCAATTACCCGCCTAGAAGATGCGTCCGCCGCTTATGATGGCCTAGGTCTCACGCCACAGGTTGCCGCCGTAAGAAAAGCGATCGCCGGCGTTCGGCTAAAAACCGGCGACTTGAAGCGAGCTAAGGCCGATCTTCAGAGCGTACCTAATTTGTCGGCCGACTTCGATGCCTTGCTACTGCTCGGTCAGGTCTCGCTTAGGGCTGGAGAACTGGACGGCCGTGGCGGGGCGCTCCAGTGGGTGAACGATGCCCTGAAGGTGCGTGATGCTCCGGAAGCGCGCGCGTTAGCTGCGGATATCCACGGTACGATAGGACGGCGTGCAAGCCATGAAAAAAAGCCAAAGCTTGCCGAATCTTCTTTTCGCAACTCTCTAGAATACAGAGAAAATGCTGAGTTTAGATATCTAGCCGGATATGCCGCTTACGAGGATGGCAGGCTGGACAAAGCGGCCGACGACTTTCGTAAAATCGTAAATTCCACGGAGCCAACCCCCTTCCGCTGGACCGAGGCAGCGTGGCTCGCTCTTCTTGAGTGCAATATATTAGCGGGCAACTACGCCGAGGCCGATCAACAAGGCGAGCAGGCGACGAACAGCGTCTTTCTTAAAGTTTCAGAATCGCAGATTCTTGCTCTTTACTTGAGGACCGTCGCCCGGGCCCTTCTGGAGCCACGGCAGGAAGCTTCGACCTTCGAAAAGGACCCTATCTACCAACAAACGTTGGCGGGCGTTCCAGCCCAAAAATTGCGTATGGACTGGGACAATAAACGCCTGTCTAACTACTACGAAAAATTGTTGGCAGGTAACCCTGAAAAGTTGCGCAAGCTAAAGGAACTCGCTCAGAGGCTTTTCTCAACGCCGGCGAAATAG
- a CDS encoding DUF1353 domain-containing protein: MRRTLVAAILLVLFSAVSARAEFVGKLEFQPSGCKSAGQCVLVNDFGYIDPKGVGWQAKAGLKTDGASIPPWAQLIIGGAWDNEFIRAAVIHDHYCERTVRPRTTTHRMFYDALIESGVSQAKALVMYYAVTVGSHMWISLMEGQSCPNMSNCVRSRPPGQAVIPDASIRPNQIGELQAYRPPRFDDPVVIQDIQAAQKIIEAGSLKAPEEVEQLAKRRNPSDFFLTHGDSVRYEGPSSKLPNQ; the protein is encoded by the coding sequence ATGAGACGAACATTAGTTGCTGCCATTTTGTTGGTTCTTTTCTCTGCAGTGTCAGCGCGAGCGGAGTTTGTCGGAAAGCTCGAGTTTCAGCCCAGCGGCTGCAAAAGCGCAGGACAGTGCGTGTTGGTAAATGATTTCGGTTACATCGATCCTAAGGGCGTTGGCTGGCAGGCGAAGGCAGGTCTCAAGACGGACGGCGCGTCAATCCCGCCGTGGGCGCAATTAATCATCGGAGGGGCATGGGACAACGAATTCATACGGGCAGCTGTCATTCATGATCATTACTGCGAAAGAACGGTAAGGCCGCGAACGACTACGCATCGTATGTTCTATGATGCCCTGATCGAGAGCGGAGTGTCGCAAGCAAAGGCTCTCGTCATGTACTATGCCGTGACTGTTGGATCTCACATGTGGATCAGCTTGATGGAAGGACAGTCCTGTCCCAATATGAGCAACTGCGTACGCAGCAGGCCGCCCGGTCAAGCTGTCATTCCGGACGCATCCATTCGGCCAAACCAAATCGGCGAACTTCAAGCATATCGTCCACCCCGGTTTGATGATCCCGTAGTGATACAGGATATTCAGGCGGCGCAAAAAATCATTGAGGCTGGGTCGCTCAAAGCCCCAGAAGAGGTTGAGCAGCTCGCAAAGCGTCGCAATCCCTCGGACTTCTTCCTTACCCACGGTGATAGTGTGAGGTATGAAGGGCCCAGTAGTAAGCTGCCCAATCAGTAG
- a CDS encoding SpvB/TcaC N-terminal domain-containing protein: protein MANKTNNSTQTITLPQGGGALHGIGETFAPDLHTGTGNFTVPIALPPGRNSFQPQLNLIYSTGNGNGPFGLGWSLSVPGVTRKTSRGIPRYVDERDTFLLSGAEDLVPVANAPGATSYRPRTEGLFARIEHRRDTATDHWEVRSKDGLVSVYGTQRSIPNDPAVVANPEYRSQIFNWKLTETQDPFGNVIRYDYERGLGDAPDHLWDQLYLRRIRYADYTDPQSGDEKFLISVTFNYEERPDPFSEYRPGFEIRTTRRCTRIEVRTHADRERLVRVYHLIYLDQRNAPIERLPLNGASLLSQVVVEGHDEEAQAPRPNSEPLPPLEFGYTTFEPTKRRYQPLSGPSGARPTRSLGYPEYELVDLFGNGLPNILEFNEQVRYWRNRGDGRFDLMRTMEMAPAGVRLSEPGVQLLDANGNGRADLMVSDGLRKGFFPLTFDGQWNKQGFVRYRSAPSVDLDAPDVRLMDLDGDGVTDALRTGPRFEFCYNDPEEGWSNIETRERIASDAFPNVTFEDPRVKLGDMTGDGLQDIVLIHNGRLEYWPYRGYGRWGHRVVMRNSPRFEDAAFFPGTGFDPKRLLIGDLDGDGVADLVYISSGHVMVWINQDGNVWSDPIVIHGTPPITDATNVRLADMLGTGTDGILWTYDFGAFPDSTYKFLDLTGGVKPYVLNHMDNHMGAVTKVSYAPSTRYHLQDDARPETRWRTPLPFPVEVVARVEVIDKISQGKLTTEYRYHHGYWDGKEREFRGFGIVEQLDTETFADYHASGEHSSETHFEAVPDKHFSPPLLTKTWFHQGPVDLETGDWEEMDWSADYWSGDRQALAHTKVVNAFLQTLLDPSYKRDALRTLRGSALRTELYALDGADREDRPYTVTEYAYGLREEAKPEGEEKQRQRIFFPHPLAQRTTQWERGDQPMTQFAFSDNYDEYGLAQRQVSLAVPRHRNYRIATPAGTPYLGTVVETKYAQRDDAGRYIVDRVSSSTSFEISNDGSQSVYALYREIQMGTAQLELFAQSFNYYDGDRFVGLPLGELGDFGALVRTESLVLTEEILEEALREPGDPGAPELPPYLRPQSVTSWPEEYPQEFRGQMPPLAGYVFADGSDHRTRGYFVQASRVAFDFHRRDLPHLPDLPQRGLPITVRDPLGHDTTIAYDDTYHLLPVQVTDAVGLTVSAGYDFRVLQPRIVTDANGNRSVVTFSAVGFVTSTAIMGKEGEPVGDTLEAPGSCMDYDFFAYEHTRDDPQPQPVFVKSVVREHHVTETDVPPAERDNTITTIQFSDGFGRLLQTRTQAEDVLFGDPIFGSGVLSPDQSIAAVGRARGEKPNVIVSGWQVYDNKGRVVEKYEPFFWEGFNYSPPGDGQMGQKATMFYDSRGRVIRTLNPDGSEQRVIYGVPRNLANPDQFASTPWEIFTYDANDLAPLSTGPDGTSLINASPASHHFTPSSIVIDALGRKVLAVARNRDAPENPGDPLPPIHELPTRSTYDIRGNVLLVTDALGRDAFRYAYDLADRPWRNDSIDAGLRRMVLNALGNETERRDSKGSLVLQTYDRLQRPARLWARDDANGPVTLRQRLEYGDEGVPDQAGPDRDAMRVRNLLGQLLRHHDEAGLTEVAEVDFKSNVLDKSRRVIADAPILAVFAQAPANAWNVTPFRVDWEPRPGQALADREGDLLEAGAYRTTVSVDALNRIKQLQFPQDVEGKRRELRPIYNNAGGLEKVFLDETLYVERIAYDAKGQRALVAYGNGVMTRHAYDPRTLRLKRLRSERYTKPDELTYDPAGELLQDYGYDYDLAGNIIGIRDRTPGSGFLNNPQAAAESDPELAQLLASGDALERRFTYDAIYQLLSATGRECDRPPEGEPWQDHPRCSDLTKARAYSETYRYDDVGNILHIAHGKGTERFTRNFTVESHNNRLRHVEIGADRYEYSFDANGNMRSETTSRHFERDYSDQMKAFRIQTAGAEPSVHAHYLYDAAGHRVKKLVRRQGGQLEVTHFIDGAFEHHRWASVAQLDANNHVHVTDDAQRVALVRLGSAHPDDRGPAVQFHLGDHLGSTNVVVDANGQITNREEFTPLGETSFGSFARKRFRFTGMERDEESRLSYHGARYYAPWLGRWMSVDPLGRVDGINLYNYARNNPLNYYDLEGTQSEEPRYYAHASSGSQDAYAWSYSSGGTATQIVDSFDASMVTYYYKGGSTPAFIEDPETGEWLSNQTIQVQGKAPTKPWYEQYAQGVYNTGTGIINTGIDTGAKVVDLFTWHMAVKSHDLLGTEWEGTCFSSTCKAYRAGVPQSELVYDATIGLVEKPVRTGIRAIEGDWVAIGEVTSGALVGEYVLRKKPAANPGFSAIDTLAGEAEMSAAWGKGPPKRTKQYGAFTEPDLAPGIIVESGGVQIRHYYREGDHGPAHLHVYGEGPSTVIGQKGKAIRHHPDPSAAQRSVIEANKAAIRKAVDQIQRWFRFENRY, encoded by the coding sequence ATGGCCAATAAGACCAATAACAGCACCCAAACTATCACGTTGCCACAAGGCGGCGGAGCGCTGCACGGTATCGGCGAGACCTTCGCGCCTGACCTCCACACCGGGACTGGAAACTTCACAGTTCCGATTGCGCTGCCCCCAGGGCGGAACAGTTTCCAGCCACAACTAAATCTCATCTACAGCACCGGCAACGGGAACGGCCCCTTCGGCTTGGGCTGGAGCTTGAGCGTGCCCGGGGTCACCCGCAAGACCTCCAGAGGGATCCCCCGTTATGTCGATGAGCGCGATACCTTCTTGCTGTCCGGCGCCGAGGATCTGGTGCCGGTCGCGAACGCGCCGGGAGCCACCAGCTACCGGCCGCGCACCGAAGGGCTCTTCGCTCGCATCGAACATCGCCGCGATACTGCCACTGACCACTGGGAGGTTCGCAGCAAGGATGGCCTTGTCAGCGTGTACGGGACACAACGCAGCATCCCGAACGATCCGGCCGTCGTCGCCAATCCGGAGTATCGAAGTCAAATCTTCAATTGGAAGCTCACCGAAACCCAAGACCCCTTCGGGAATGTCATCCGCTATGACTATGAGCGCGGCTTGGGTGACGCGCCCGACCATTTATGGGATCAGCTCTACCTCAGGCGGATTCGGTATGCAGATTACACTGATCCTCAATCTGGCGACGAAAAATTTCTGATCTCGGTGACATTCAATTATGAAGAGCGGCCCGACCCATTCTCGGAATACCGGCCGGGATTTGAAATTCGCACCACCCGACGCTGCACCCGCATCGAGGTCCGCACCCATGCCGACCGCGAGCGTCTGGTTCGCGTCTATCACCTGATCTATCTCGACCAAAGGAACGCGCCCATCGAGCGACTCCCCCTGAACGGCGCATCGCTCCTCAGTCAGGTGGTGGTCGAAGGACACGACGAGGAGGCTCAAGCACCTCGACCGAATTCAGAACCGCTTCCTCCTCTCGAATTCGGCTATACGACATTCGAGCCGACAAAGAGACGTTACCAACCGCTTTCGGGTCCGAGCGGAGCACGGCCAACCCGCTCACTCGGCTACCCGGAATACGAACTGGTCGATCTTTTCGGCAACGGCTTGCCCAACATTTTGGAGTTCAACGAGCAGGTGCGCTACTGGCGCAATCGGGGCGATGGCCGATTCGATCTCATGCGCACCATGGAGATGGCGCCGGCTGGGGTTCGCTTGAGTGAGCCGGGCGTCCAATTGCTCGACGCCAATGGCAACGGCCGAGCGGACTTGATGGTGAGCGACGGTCTGCGCAAAGGCTTTTTTCCGCTGACCTTCGACGGCCAATGGAACAAACAGGGGTTTGTGCGCTACCGCAGCGCGCCTTCGGTCGATCTCGACGCCCCGGACGTGCGCCTCATGGACCTCGACGGCGACGGCGTGACGGACGCGCTCCGAACCGGACCCCGATTCGAGTTCTGCTACAATGATCCGGAGGAAGGCTGGTCAAATATCGAAACGCGTGAGCGGATTGCGAGCGACGCCTTCCCCAACGTCACCTTCGAAGACCCCCGCGTAAAGCTCGGGGACATGACCGGCGATGGCCTTCAGGACATCGTCCTCATTCATAACGGGCGCCTCGAGTATTGGCCCTATCGGGGATACGGCCGCTGGGGCCACCGTGTCGTTATGCGCAACAGCCCCCGATTCGAAGATGCCGCCTTCTTCCCCGGCACAGGATTCGATCCGAAACGGCTGTTGATCGGCGACCTCGATGGCGACGGAGTGGCGGATCTCGTCTATATCTCGTCCGGCCACGTCATGGTCTGGATCAACCAGGACGGTAACGTCTGGAGCGATCCTATCGTCATTCACGGAACCCCACCGATCACCGACGCGACGAACGTGCGCCTCGCCGACATGCTCGGCACCGGCACCGACGGTATTCTGTGGACCTATGATTTCGGGGCATTTCCGGACAGCACCTACAAGTTCCTCGATCTGACGGGTGGGGTAAAACCCTACGTGCTCAATCATATGGACAATCACATGGGCGCAGTCACGAAAGTGTCTTATGCGCCATCGACCCGATACCACTTGCAGGATGACGCGCGACCAGAGACGCGCTGGCGGACGCCACTGCCGTTCCCGGTGGAGGTCGTCGCTCGCGTCGAGGTGATTGACAAGATCTCCCAAGGCAAGCTCACGACCGAGTACCGTTATCATCACGGTTACTGGGATGGGAAGGAACGGGAGTTTCGCGGTTTCGGCATCGTCGAGCAACTGGATACCGAGACCTTCGCCGATTATCATGCCTCAGGCGAGCATAGCTCGGAGACACACTTCGAGGCAGTGCCCGACAAGCATTTCTCTCCGCCCCTCCTCACCAAGACCTGGTTCCACCAAGGGCCAGTCGATCTGGAAACCGGCGATTGGGAGGAGATGGATTGGTCCGCGGACTATTGGTCCGGCGATCGACAAGCTCTCGCTCATACGAAAGTCGTCAATGCTTTTCTGCAAACCCTCCTCGATCCAAGCTATAAGCGCGACGCCTTGCGGACGTTGCGCGGGAGCGCGCTCCGAACCGAGCTCTACGCGCTCGATGGAGCGGACCGTGAAGATCGACCTTATACGGTGACCGAGTACGCCTATGGGCTGCGCGAAGAAGCGAAGCCCGAGGGTGAAGAAAAGCAACGCCAACGGATTTTCTTCCCGCACCCCTTGGCCCAGCGCACAACGCAATGGGAGCGCGGCGACCAGCCGATGACCCAGTTCGCCTTCAGCGACAACTATGACGAGTACGGTCTAGCCCAGCGGCAGGTAAGCCTGGCCGTGCCGCGCCATCGAAACTATCGGATCGCCACACCGGCCGGGACTCCCTATCTCGGCACAGTCGTCGAAACCAAATATGCCCAGCGCGACGATGCCGGGCGATATATCGTCGATCGCGTCTCAAGCAGCACAAGCTTCGAAATCTCGAACGACGGCAGCCAAAGTGTGTACGCCCTATACCGCGAGATTCAGATGGGCACTGCGCAACTCGAGCTGTTCGCACAGAGCTTCAACTATTATGACGGTGACCGGTTTGTAGGGCTACCGTTGGGCGAGCTCGGGGATTTCGGCGCGCTGGTGCGAACCGAATCGCTGGTCCTCACCGAGGAGATCCTGGAGGAGGCCCTTCGCGAGCCGGGCGATCCCGGCGCACCAGAGCTGCCCCCCTATCTGCGACCTCAAAGCGTGACGAGCTGGCCGGAGGAATATCCGCAGGAATTCCGTGGCCAGATGCCCCCGCTGGCTGGATACGTCTTCGCCGACGGCTCCGACCACCGGACGCGCGGCTACTTCGTGCAGGCCTCGCGGGTCGCCTTCGATTTTCATCGTCGCGACTTGCCGCACCTTCCGGACTTGCCACAACGCGGTCTCCCGATAACGGTACGTGACCCGCTCGGCCACGATACTACGATAGCCTATGACGATACTTACCATCTGCTTCCCGTGCAGGTGACGGATGCCGTGGGGCTCACGGTCAGCGCAGGCTACGATTTTCGTGTCCTGCAACCTCGCATCGTCACGGATGCCAACGGCAATCGCAGCGTCGTCACTTTCAGTGCCGTGGGATTCGTCACCTCTACCGCCATAATGGGGAAGGAAGGTGAGCCAGTTGGCGACACGCTCGAGGCGCCCGGCAGCTGCATGGATTACGACTTCTTCGCCTACGAGCATACGCGCGACGACCCACAACCGCAGCCCGTCTTCGTCAAAAGCGTTGTCCGCGAACATCATGTCACCGAGACTGACGTGCCGCCAGCGGAGCGCGACAACACAATCACAACGATCCAATTTTCCGACGGGTTCGGGCGATTGTTGCAGACCCGAACTCAAGCCGAAGACGTATTGTTCGGCGATCCAATTTTCGGCAGCGGTGTCCTATCACCCGATCAGTCCATCGCTGCCGTCGGCCGTGCGCGAGGAGAAAAGCCGAACGTGATCGTCAGTGGTTGGCAGGTCTACGACAACAAGGGCCGCGTGGTCGAAAAGTACGAGCCTTTCTTCTGGGAGGGATTCAACTACTCGCCGCCCGGCGATGGCCAGATGGGCCAAAAGGCCACGATGTTCTACGACTCACGCGGTCGCGTGATCCGCACGCTCAATCCGGACGGCTCAGAGCAACGGGTGATCTACGGGGTCCCGCGAAACCTCGCCAACCCGGACCAGTTCGCGTCCACGCCTTGGGAAATCTTCACCTATGATGCGAACGATCTCGCACCACTCAGCACGGGCCCTGATGGCACATCGCTCATTAATGCCTCGCCCGCCAGCCATCATTTCACGCCCTCGAGCATCGTGATCGATGCCCTGGGGCGCAAGGTGCTGGCAGTCGCGCGCAACCGCGATGCGCCGGAAAATCCGGGCGACCCCTTGCCGCCGATCCACGAGCTTCCCACGCGAAGCACCTACGACATCCGCGGCAATGTGCTCTTGGTCACGGACGCGCTGGGTCGCGATGCGTTTCGCTATGCTTATGATCTCGCCGACCGGCCTTGGCGGAACGACAGCATCGATGCCGGGCTGCGCCGGATGGTGCTGAACGCGCTGGGCAACGAAACCGAAAGGCGCGACAGCAAGGGCTCGCTCGTCCTCCAGACCTACGACCGCCTCCAGCGGCCCGCCCGCCTTTGGGCGCGCGACGATGCCAATGGCCCGGTCACTCTGCGGCAGCGGTTGGAATACGGCGACGAGGGAGTTCCGGACCAGGCGGGGCCGGATCGTGACGCCATGCGCGTCAGGAATCTCCTGGGCCAACTTCTTCGGCATCACGATGAGGCAGGGCTCACCGAGGTGGCGGAGGTCGATTTCAAAAGCAATGTGCTCGACAAATCTCGCCGCGTGATCGCCGACGCGCCTATTCTCGCGGTCTTCGCCCAAGCACCAGCCAATGCCTGGAATGTCACGCCCTTCCGCGTCGATTGGGAGCCTCGCCCCGGCCAGGCGCTTGCCGACCGGGAAGGCGACCTTCTGGAGGCCGGCGCCTATCGAACCACCGTGAGCGTCGATGCCCTGAACCGCATCAAGCAGCTCCAATTCCCGCAGGACGTTGAGGGCAAGCGGCGGGAATTGCGTCCGATTTACAATAATGCGGGCGGGCTCGAAAAAGTCTTCCTAGACGAAACACTCTATGTCGAGCGCATCGCCTATGACGCCAAGGGGCAGCGTGCTCTCGTCGCCTATGGCAATGGCGTGATGACCCGCCATGCCTATGATCCGCGCACGCTCCGGCTGAAGCGCCTACGCAGCGAGCGCTATACGAAGCCGGACGAGCTCACATACGATCCGGCCGGCGAGCTCCTGCAGGACTATGGCTATGATTATGATTTAGCCGGCAATATCATTGGCATTCGCGACCGGACGCCGGGAAGCGGCTTTTTGAATAATCCGCAAGCCGCAGCGGAAAGCGACCCGGAGCTCGCGCAATTGCTGGCAAGCGGCGATGCGCTCGAACGTCGCTTCACCTACGATGCGATCTATCAGCTGCTCTCCGCGACGGGGCGTGAATGCGACCGCCCGCCGGAGGGCGAGCCGTGGCAGGATCATCCGCGCTGCAGCGACCTCACCAAGGCCCGCGCCTATTCGGAGACCTATCGCTACGACGACGTTGGCAACATCCTGCACATCGCGCACGGCAAAGGCACGGAACGATTTACCCGCAATTTTACGGTGGAGAGCCACAACAACCGATTGCGCCATGTGGAGATCGGCGCCGATCGCTATGAGTATTCCTTTGATGCTAACGGCAATATGCGGTCCGAGACGACATCACGCCATTTCGAACGGGACTATTCCGACCAGATGAAGGCGTTCCGCATCCAGACGGCAGGCGCGGAGCCCTCGGTCCATGCGCATTATCTGTACGATGCCGCGGGGCACCGGGTGAAGAAGCTGGTGCGCAGGCAGGGTGGCCAGCTCGAGGTCACGCATTTCATCGACGGTGCCTTCGAGCATCATCGCTGGGCCAGCGTGGCGCAGCTCGACGCCAACAATCATGTGCATGTGACGGACGACGCGCAGCGGGTGGCCCTCGTGCGACTCGGGAGCGCACATCCGGATGATCGGGGTCCTGCGGTGCAGTTTCACTTGGGCGATCACCTCGGTAGCACCAATGTGGTGGTCGATGCGAATGGCCAAATAACCAATCGCGAGGAATTCACGCCACTCGGGGAGACAAGCTTCGGCAGTTTTGCAAGGAAACGGTTCCGCTTCACGGGGATGGAGCGGGACGAGGAAAGTCGGCTGAGCTATCATGGTGCAAGATATTATGCCCCATGGCTGGGAAGATGGATGAGCGTCGATCCTTTAGGGCGCGTTGATGGGATCAATCTATATAACTATGCAAGAAACAACCCGCTAAACTACTATGATCTTGAAGGAACGCAGTCAGAAGAACCCCGTTACTATGCTCACGCTAGCAGTGGCTCGCAAGATGCTTATGCTTGGTCCTACTCTTCAGGAGGGACCGCAACACAGATTGTCGATAGCTTTGATGCGTCGATGGTGACCTATTATTACAAGGGGGGTAGTACACCCGCGTTTATAGAGGATCCTGAGACCGGCGAGTGGCTATCAAACCAAACAATCCAAGTGCAAGGTAAGGCACCGACAAAACCTTGGTATGAGCAATATGCGCAGGGAGTCTATAATACAGGGACTGGGATTATCAACACGGGAATTGATACTGGGGCAAAAGTGGTCGATCTATTCACTTGGCACATGGCGGTCAAAAGCCACGACCTGTTGGGCACCGAATGGGAGGGGACGTGTTTTAGCTCGACGTGCAAGGCGTACAGAGCTGGGGTGCCTCAGTCCGAATTGGTCTACGACGCCACAATAGGCCTTGTCGAAAAACCTGTCCGCACGGGGATTAGAGCGATTGAAGGTGATTGGGTAGCTATTGGGGAAGTTACCTCTGGGGCCCTCGTCGGCGAATATGTATTGCGGAAAAAACCAGCCGCAAACCCGGGCTTTTCTGCAATCGACACCCTTGCAGGCGAAGCGGAAATGTCTGCAGCATGGGGAAAAGGCCCACCAAAGCGAACCAAGCAGTACGGCGCGTTCACTGAGCCCGACCTAGCTCCTGGAATAATTGTAGAATCAGGGGGCGTCCAAATTCGGCATTATTATAGAGAGGGAGACCATGGGCCTGCGCATCTTCATGTTTATGGAGAAGGCCCGTCGACGGTAATCGGCCAAAAGGGAAAAGCCATTAGACACCATCCAGATCCCTCAGCAGCTCAGCGATCCGTGATTGAAGCAAACAAGGCGGCTATCAGAAAAGCTGTCGATCAAATTCAGCGGTGGTTTAGATTCGAGAACAGGTACTGA
- a CDS encoding DUF7710 domain-containing protein gives MQNYQPFVWVFVGAGGKFPSGVFQLRATAEDWIRKHRLSGSLTLYPVDTGTFDWAVEHGYFKPKNQTQQNAEFIARFSIASQEHYHYEDGVCDSR, from the coding sequence ATGCAAAACTACCAACCATTTGTATGGGTGTTTGTCGGCGCTGGGGGTAAATTTCCGAGTGGCGTGTTTCAACTTCGCGCGACCGCCGAAGATTGGATTAGGAAACACAGACTGAGTGGGAGCTTGACGCTTTATCCCGTGGACACTGGTACTTTTGATTGGGCTGTTGAACATGGCTACTTCAAACCAAAAAATCAGACGCAGCAGAATGCCGAATTCATTGCGCGGTTCTCTATCGCAAGCCAGGAGCACTACCACTACGAGGATGGGGTGTGCGACTCGCGGTAG